A genomic region of Solanum dulcamara chromosome 2, daSolDulc1.2, whole genome shotgun sequence contains the following coding sequences:
- the LOC129880626 gene encoding acetyl-CoA acetyltransferase, cytosolic 1: MAPANAESIKPRDVCVVGVARTPMGGFLGSLSSVSATKLGSIAIAGAIKRANVDPSLVEEVFFGNVLSANLGQAPARQAALGAGIPNTVICTTVNKVCASGMKATMLAAQSIQLGINDVVVAGGMENMSNVPKYIAEARKGSRLGHDSLVDGMLKDGLTDVYNDCGMGVCAEICAENHKITREDQDNFAVQSFERGIAAQEAGAFTWEIVPVEVPGGRGKPSTIVDKDEGLGKFDGAKLRKLRPSFKEKDGTVTAGNASSISDGAAALVLVSGEKAVKLGLDVIAKITGYADAAQEPELFTISPAKAIPKAIKSAGLEASQIDYYEINEAFAVVALANQKLLGLNPEKINVHGGAVSLGHPLGCSGARILVTLLGVLRQKNGKYGAAGVCNGGGGASALVVELM, translated from the exons ATGTTTGTGTTGTTGGTGTTGCCCGTACCCCGATGGGTGGCTTCCTTGGCTCTCTTTCATCAGTTTCAGCGACTAAACTTGGATCAATTGCCATTGCTG GTGCTATCAAGAGAGCCAATGTTGACCCATCACTTGTAGAAGAAGTTTTCTTTGGAAATGTCCTCAGTGCAAACTTGGGGCAGGCTCCAGCTAGACAAGCAGCATTGGGTGCAGGAATACCCAATACAGTGATTTGTACTACCGTCAACAAAGTTTGTGCATCTGGAATGAAAG CAACTATGCTTGCAGCACAAAGTATACAGTTGGGCATCAATGATGTTGTTGTGGCTGGTGGAATGGAAAACATGTCTAATGTCCCCAAATACATTGCAGAAGCAAG GAAGGGATCTCGTTTAGGTCATGATAGTCTTGTTGACGGAATGCTTAAAGATGGTTTGACGGATGTCTATAATGATTGTGGTATGGGAGTTTGTGCAGAAATATGTGCTGAGAATCACAAAATCACAAGAGAGGATCAG GATAACTTTGCAGTTCAAAGTTTTGAACGCGGTATTGCTGCACAGGAAGCTGGTGCATTCACATGGGAGATTGTGCCG GTTGAGGTGCCTGGTGGAAGAGGAAAACCATCCACCATTGTTGATAAGGATGAAGGTCTAGGAAAG TTTGATGGTGCAAAATTGAGGAAACTCCGACCAAGTTTCAAGGAAAAAGATGGTACTGTGACTGCTGGTAACGCTTCTAGCATAAG CGATGGTGCTGCCGCACTGGTCTTAGTAAGTGGAGAGAAAGCTGTAAAACTTGGACTAGACGTGATTGCTAAGATCACAGGATATGCTGATGCTGCACAG GAACCTGAACTATTTACAATTTCACCTGCTAAAGCAATTCCAAAAGCCATCAAAAGTGCTGGTTTAGAGGCTTCTCAAATTGATTATTATGAAATTAATGAAGCTTTTGCG GTAGTAGCTCTTGCAAATCAAAAGCTGCTTGGTCTTAATCCA GAAAAAATTAATGTACATGGTGGAGCTGTTTCTTTGGGGCATCCTCTTGGATGTAGTGGAGCTCGTATATTGGTTACTCTACTTGGG GTATTGAGACAGAAAAATGGAAAATACGGAGCTGCTGGTGTTTGCAATGGAGGAGGAGGTGCTTCGGCCCTTGTTGTAGAACTTATGTAA